From one Butyricimonas faecihominis genomic stretch:
- a CDS encoding type II toxin-antitoxin system RelE/ParE family toxin: MAEKREYVRQVVAYANYFKDFKKTLSRNTLRKIYQIFIYIMTLEQVPEIFLKAVVGVHGLFEVRVEEGGNIYRIFCCMDEGNLVILFNGFQKKTQKAPLREIERAKRIMNEYFASKDRKGE, encoded by the coding sequence ATGGCAGAAAAAAGAGAATATGTTCGCCAAGTAGTAGCGTATGCAAATTATTTTAAGGATTTCAAAAAGACTTTATCTCGGAATACTTTGCGTAAAATCTACCAGATTTTTATTTATATAATGACGTTAGAGCAGGTCCCGGAGATATTTCTTAAGGCAGTTGTTGGGGTGCATGGGCTTTTTGAAGTTAGAGTTGAAGAGGGTGGTAATATTTATCGAATTTTTTGTTGTATGGACGAGGGTAATTTGGTGATATTGTTTAATGGTTTTCAGAAGAAAACGCAGAAAGCACCTCTCAGGGAGATAGAACGAGCTAAACGGATTATGAATGAATATTTTGCTAGTAAAGACAGGAAAGGAGAATAA
- a CDS encoding helix-turn-helix domain-containing protein — MNILLVKTGKENKMMSNDELKAIGCTPIEDLITEDFGAIGTEERNEFENGCEAFIIGEQLKAERLKAGMTQEQLAAKIGTKKSYISRIENGHADIQLSTLFKIFQGLGRKISFTIM; from the coding sequence ATGAATATTTTGCTAGTAAAGACAGGAAAGGAGAATAAAATGATGAGTAATGATGAATTGAAAGCAATAGGATGTACTCCGATTGAGGATTTAATCACGGAAGATTTTGGTGCTATCGGGACGGAAGAACGTAATGAATTTGAAAATGGTTGTGAGGCATTCATTATAGGGGAGCAATTAAAAGCGGAGCGTTTGAAAGCGGGCATGACGCAGGAGCAACTTGCAGCTAAAATAGGAACAAAAAAAAGTTATATTTCCCGTATCGAAAATGGACATGCAGATATTCAGCTTTCCACGTTGTTTAAGATATTTCAAGGGCTTGGACGTAAAATTAGTTTTACTATAATGTAA
- a CDS encoding nucleotidyl transferase AbiEii/AbiGii toxin family protein, whose protein sequence is MINRSAIQEWGAQVPWTDNAQVEQDLLISRCLVAIFNDNFLRNQLAFRGGTALHKLYLSPQPRYSEDIDLVQITAGPIKSIMSRLGEVLDFMPNKVTKQKRYNNTMLFRMESEIPPVMPIRLKLEINCFEHFTEMGLVEVPFSVGNKWFSGSCKITTYQFAELLGTKLRALYQRKKGRDLFDLYVALKQTDVNPDDVIRCYHKYMRFTVQQPPTYKQFILNMEEKIQDPDFLGDSQLLLRPEISFNPQEAYLVVKERLIDRLSWTR, encoded by the coding sequence ATGATAAACAGATCAGCGATACAAGAATGGGGCGCACAAGTACCTTGGACGGACAATGCTCAAGTGGAACAGGATTTACTGATTTCACGTTGTCTCGTGGCTATTTTTAACGATAACTTTCTGCGAAATCAACTGGCTTTCCGTGGAGGTACGGCTCTTCATAAATTATATCTTTCCCCTCAGCCTCGATATAGTGAAGATATTGATCTGGTACAAATAACTGCCGGCCCCATAAAATCCATCATGTCCCGACTAGGCGAAGTTCTTGATTTTATGCCAAATAAAGTAACAAAACAGAAACGATATAATAACACCATGCTATTTCGTATGGAATCCGAAATACCTCCCGTCATGCCGATTCGTTTGAAACTGGAGATAAACTGCTTTGAGCATTTCACTGAAATGGGCCTGGTAGAAGTTCCTTTCTCGGTCGGAAATAAATGGTTTTCCGGTTCCTGTAAGATTACTACCTACCAATTTGCTGAATTATTGGGGACGAAATTACGTGCGCTCTATCAACGAAAGAAAGGGCGTGATTTATTTGATCTGTACGTTGCATTAAAACAAACGGATGTAAATCCAGATGACGTGATTCGCTGCTATCACAAGTATATGAGGTTTACAGTACAACAGCCACCCACCTACAAACAATTTATTCTCAACATGGAGGAGAAAATACAAGATCCAGATTTCCTTGGTGACTCACAATTATTACTGCGACCGGAGATTTCATTCAACCCCCAAGAGGCATATCTAGTTGTGAAAGAGAGGCTCATTGATAGACTTTCTTGGACCAGATAA
- a CDS encoding type IV toxin-antitoxin system AbiEi family antitoxin, whose amino-acid sequence MTIRNWIKQQESLGKPTFSYRDVKVNFSDMPEQHIMNELYRLSRQKIIQSVYKSFYTVIPIQYSVRGIVPPTYYIDQLMEYLAKPYYISLLSAAEIHGAAHQRPQRFSVTTLRPVVTTSARKNNLIVWNYRKDIPENLLCSKNSETGIIHYSSAELTAVDLVQFEHQIGGLSVAATVLSELVETIDFSKNSNTLFQTASLTSIQRLGYILDYILEETKQAEMLYQQLCLLNKKPGYTPLAHCLPIRGNKRNNKWKIIINQTIEIDDI is encoded by the coding sequence ATGACTATAAGAAATTGGATAAAACAACAAGAAAGCCTTGGTAAGCCCACATTCTCATATCGAGATGTAAAAGTCAATTTTAGTGACATGCCCGAACAACATATCATGAACGAGTTGTACCGTCTGTCAAGGCAAAAAATTATCCAATCAGTTTACAAAAGCTTTTATACCGTGATTCCGATACAATATTCAGTTCGTGGTATCGTTCCCCCCACTTATTATATCGACCAACTGATGGAATATCTCGCTAAACCTTATTATATCAGTTTACTCAGTGCAGCGGAAATTCATGGTGCAGCCCACCAGCGCCCTCAACGCTTCTCTGTCACGACTTTACGCCCCGTGGTAACAACATCTGCACGGAAAAACAACCTTATCGTTTGGAATTATAGAAAAGATATTCCCGAAAATTTACTTTGCAGCAAGAATTCCGAAACCGGGATAATTCATTATTCATCAGCTGAATTGACAGCTGTTGACCTCGTACAATTCGAGCATCAGATAGGAGGATTGTCCGTTGCCGCCACAGTTCTTTCTGAATTAGTAGAAACTATCGACTTCTCCAAAAACTCAAATACTTTATTTCAGACAGCCTCATTAACATCGATTCAACGACTCGGATATATATTGGATTATATACTGGAAGAGACAAAACAGGCCGAGATGCTGTATCAGCAATTATGTCTACTAAACAAAAAGCCCGGCTATACACCTCTTGCACATTGTCTGCCCATCCGTGGAAACAAACGAAACAACAAATGGAAAATTATTATTAATCAAACAATAGAAATAGACGATATATGA
- a CDS encoding RNA polymerase sigma factor, translating to MSKQDDIILLESFNRRNPKAFSIVYRMIYRELYLYATHIFNPLNLPAEDVIQDIFTDIWLRESVQFSSIPYIKTFCFIALKNAYKNKIKHLGYQQRFELESKIENEFSEDIEQVELFHSLYESLKFLPDDYATVIRMYLEGWKPEEIATQLGLALQTVYNKRREAILILRKHMVK from the coding sequence ATGTCAAAACAGGACGATATAATCCTTTTGGAATCTTTTAATCGGCGAAACCCGAAAGCGTTTAGTATCGTTTATCGAATGATATATAGAGAATTATACCTATACGCAACCCACATTTTCAACCCGTTGAATCTTCCGGCAGAGGACGTTATCCAAGATATTTTCACCGATATATGGCTCCGGGAATCCGTCCAATTCTCGTCGATCCCTTACATCAAAACATTTTGCTTTATCGCGTTGAAGAATGCCTACAAAAATAAAATCAAGCATCTGGGATACCAGCAACGTTTCGAACTGGAGAGTAAAATTGAAAACGAATTTTCGGAAGACATCGAGCAAGTGGAATTATTTCATTCCCTGTACGAATCACTAAAATTCCTGCCCGACGATTACGCCACGGTTATCCGCATGTACCTCGAAGGCTGGAAACCCGAAGAAATCGCCACACAACTGGGCCTCGCCCTCCAAACCGTCTACAACAAACGCCGGGAGGCTATTCTTATTTTGCGGAAACATATGGTGAAGTAA
- a CDS encoding FecR family protein has product MKTEKDIEEMLDNVKIPSDEEVEAAGVRFDRRLRRVRMRRRIIWSGSSVAAVLCCGLVFASLWVREKEEVPEVTKVVSVIKMDHDFAVPTLILADGNSLNLKGKKMDSVVQKSNIQIANNHIMYDTARTAREIAYNTLIIPAGFTYNVTLADGTEVTLNAGSRLKYPEEFVGDLREVELSGEAYFNVTKSGQPFVVNIDGSKIRVYGTRFNVKGRSQKTVETVLIEGKIGFKSPGRDEIQVIPGEQVAYNVGSGDIKVERVDVQYAMAWLNNVFRYRDKPLDLVLEDISTWYGVEFEARTELARIEITMNLSKETPIDEVIQFLEEMTDCKFIKERGHYIVK; this is encoded by the coding sequence ATGAAAACTGAAAAAGATATAGAAGAAATGCTGGATAACGTGAAAATCCCTTCGGATGAAGAGGTTGAGGCCGCGGGGGTGCGATTCGATCGGCGGCTGCGTCGTGTGAGAATGCGCCGTCGGATCATTTGGAGCGGGAGTTCCGTGGCGGCGGTGCTGTGTTGTGGGCTCGTGTTTGCCTCGTTGTGGGTACGTGAAAAGGAAGAGGTGCCTGAGGTGACAAAAGTGGTCAGCGTGATCAAGATGGATCACGATTTTGCCGTGCCGACATTGATTCTGGCGGACGGGAATAGTTTGAATCTGAAAGGGAAAAAGATGGATTCCGTTGTTCAGAAATCGAACATTCAGATTGCGAATAACCATATCATGTATGATACGGCAAGGACTGCTCGTGAAATTGCGTACAACACTCTGATCATCCCTGCCGGGTTCACGTATAACGTGACGCTTGCTGATGGGACGGAAGTAACCCTAAATGCCGGGAGTCGTTTGAAATACCCGGAAGAGTTTGTCGGGGATTTGCGGGAGGTGGAATTGTCGGGGGAGGCTTATTTTAATGTGACGAAGTCGGGGCAACCGTTCGTGGTAAATATTGACGGTTCTAAAATCCGGGTTTACGGGACCCGGTTTAACGTGAAGGGACGTTCTCAAAAGACAGTCGAGACCGTGTTGATCGAGGGGAAGATTGGTTTTAAATCTCCCGGTCGTGATGAGATTCAAGTCATTCCCGGAGAACAGGTCGCTTATAACGTGGGGTCCGGTGATATTAAAGTGGAACGTGTGGACGTGCAATATGCCATGGCGTGGCTGAATAACGTGTTCCGCTATCGGGACAAGCCTTTGGATCTCGTGCTGGAAGATATTTCAACTTGGTACGGGGTCGAGTTTGAAGCCCGGACGGAACTGGCCCGGATTGAAATAACCATGAATTTGAGTAAAGAGACTCCGATTGACGAGGTGATTCAATTCCTTGAAGAAATGACGGATTGTAAATTTATAAAAGAAAGGGGGCATTACATCGTGAAGTAA